TTGGATTGTGCTACACTACAGATAAAGAACGAGTTGGCCGTGGATGCAAGTGGACGATGAGCAAATTTCGTTGCTTTCTTCACAACCAAGGCATCAATGAACATCTCTTGTGGCATAGGATCACTAATATCATCACGTTAACTCTGCTCACAGCCGTTCCTACTGTTCCTTCCAGCCCCAACTGTCTTGAGCTGTTGGGGTTTGACATCCTCATTGACGCCAGTTTCAAGCCATGGCTTTTAGAAGTCAACTATAGTCCCGCGCTTTCAGTGGATTGCCCTGCAGACGTAACAGTCAAAAAAGGGCTGATCAATGACATTATAGACCTGATGAACTACAGGATGAATGACAGTATCAGACAGAAGGGATACTACAGGAAGAGATATACAAGAGCATGTTGTTCAGGTAGCCATTATTTACGGCCCAAAATTGCCCCAGTGTTTTTGTTACCGAAGACTTTGCATACAACTCAGATGGGCAGGAGAAGGTGGAGTCAATCTGTGTTGAACTCTTCAAGTCCTGAAGACACTTGGTTGTGCTCTGAGAAAGTCTGTGCTAGCAACATTACGTGCCACAATCACCGCAATTCAAAATCCAATTCCAGTGGATATAAAAAGGAGCATACTCCTAATAAGCAAATAGTTTTTGTCTCTCAAAAATCTGAGGTGGCATCTGATGAACTCGCTTCTCGTAACAGCACAAAGCGATCACCTGTATGCAAGTTACCTTCTCTGATGTCCATAAACACAAGTTCCCAACCATCCCATGGAACCATAAAACTCAGGACCGAAGCGTTCCCCCTTTTCGTGTCGGCGACTTCATACTGACATTTCCATTTAATGAGGCAACATGGAAAGCCTCTCGGGATGAAGTGGATGTTAAGACTGTTGTGAATGAGATCCATAAACTCACAAGTCGACTAGCTTCTTCTTTTAGTGAAAAAGAGAAGACGAAGACAGACGAAAGTCAGATGGGTGGTGCTGTCAGGGACAAATTTGATTCTTTGCTTTGGGGTCCAAAAAACCCACCTCTTCTCAGTGAATGCTGCTCCTCAAGTTCATAAATCAAATAATGAATTAAGCAGGCCAAtgtgttttaataatttgtaatcgATTACAACACAGAATGATAGATGAGGGGAGAGTATAATTTTAACACATTTGGGTTTTGCTCATGTATTCAGAAAATGTTTAGATTGAAGCTTTGAAATGTTGCCTCAAACAGCTTTGACATCAGAATCAATGTCCCTACAGTGTATGTAGATGCACCACAGGAGAttgtggatttttgtctttttttctgaaagtcatgagaATTCTGTGTCCCCACAGTGTCATATCCAGCACAtcttaaattctgtattgtgtttaaattaattctctagtggaaatgacagtgatggaagtgacatttttaatgttaGTGAAAtatatagctaacattttatgtatcctaaatgcaGAAAATTAAATGATATAACTATAAAATCATATGTGTATGATgtgatttattgtaaataaaactaCTCAAAAATAACCCTGTGCACCGTTACTAAAACTGTCTGAAATTTTGCAAGGTGCTAGACTAGAGGATTAAATTGGTCATGTTCAGAATAAAATGAAGTGCATTAAGCTATTAACAATgctacatttattacatttaagtgGTACAGTACAAATAACCCTGCTCTCCCGTTCTATTTTAGGAATTTCCCTATACTGAAACCAGAGTGTCACAAGGTAGTAAACTGGGTGCACTAGGTCAAATGGTCACACGTCTTCACTTGCATACTGTATCAGATGTGTTCGTGCTGACAGAGATGTTTCAACCCTAATAAATAATTGGCTATTCTTTGCAACATGAGAAACCTGCTGacaatacatgtaaaaataagGCAGAGGCTGTTTGCACTGTGCAAATAGCAATAGATGCTATTTgtaccccagtgcaaatagtggcagatactatttgcatcCCTAATtcatactaacatacagtatatgtgttacgaatgaggcagcgaggagagaggatctaaatgcaggacttctttattaaatgaacaaacaaataaacaaaggaaaaaccctcaatggggaaataaacataaacagagaactagggcaaggaacacagaccaggcttgaactacattcaacgaacgaaaaggagtgaacaaaaagcagggcttaaataaccagggagtgatgactgaattagacacaggtgagaacaatgaacaaaattgcagtggtgatggcaggtggattctgggaagtgtagtacatttaacaatgacaagtgaaacccagggcagacaacaagggaatcgtgacatagcccccctcaaagagtctggcttccagacgctcctcagagaaaaaataaatgaaaaaaatcgtCCAGGGTGTGGGGGggaagcaaacagacagaccagaggagcacaaggggcaaacagacagaccaagggagtacaaggggaaaaacaggcagtccaagtggcacaaagggcagacaggcagtccaaggaggcacagggagcagacaggcagtccaaggaggcacaaagggcaaggacaggttcaggtggtctgggagctggccaccgggcaaggataggtttaggaggcctgggagctggccacagggcaaggacctgggaggaggccactggacagggactgggtcagggggcctgggaagaggccacaggacagggaccgggtcagggggcctgggaggaggccacaggacgggaacagggtcaggaggcctgggagctggccacagggcaaggacaggttcaggaggcctggaaggcggccacagggcaaggacaggttcaggaggcctggaaggcggccacagggcaaggacaggttcaggaggccaaaccttgggaggtggagccgttgcaggcggagGCATGGAAGTAGGCACCGTAGGATGCTCCagaagcgaagccctggaaggctcgagaggcggagccaagggaggctcagggggcggagccgcaggaggctctgggggcggagctctggaaagctcgggcggcggagctctggaaagctcgggcggcggagctctggaaagctcgggcggcggagctctggaaagctcgggcggcggagctctggaaagctcggggggtactggctcttggacggtcatggctacaggcgctggctcactgacatcggaggcttcaggcgctggctcactgacatcggaggctacaggcgctggctcactgacatcggaggctacaggcgctggctcactgacatcggaggctacaggcgctggctggttggccgtggttagcggaggctggagagcagaggcctttcttcttcttcttctcctcctcctcctcctcctcctcctcctcctccggccggatgaagttagcagcgctggttcattgaccacggcaggcgtgggggttggctcactcaccgtggctggcgaggaaagcccagaggtgggagctgggatctggagaggtggttccccagcagcgaactcctccaagatgagtcccacgtactcccgccaggtgcagtctccgggagttcccaccaccggtgtttgggaacaccgaaccggtacgccaccttcagagtgtggtcatcccagccggtgcaactggccacgttggtgaaaaaataggagaactcccggacagtcaagtccgcctgtgtcagctccatgaggaaccctgctagatccatagttggtcgttcgttctgttacgaatgaggcagcgaggagagaggatctaaatgcaggacttctttattaaatgaacaaacaaataaacaaaggaaaaaccctcaatggggaaataaacataaacagagaactagggcaaggaacacagaccaggcttgaactacattcaacgaacgaaaaggagtgaacaaaaagcagggcttaaataaccagggagtgatgactgaattagacacaggtgagaacaatgaacaaaatggcagtggtgatggcaggtggattctgggaagtgtagtacatttaacaatgacaagtgaaacccagggcagacaacaagggaatcgtgacaatatgGGCATAACTGCatcatgtttattgtttttatttagagtcccaaagTCACCCTACACCATCCACTACCCTTTAACATAACCCTAAACTTGCcttatggttttaatacagtaaccatagtatcaccatggtatttcgtaaaatcatagtaaccacaaaacatggttactatattaatacTGTATTACTGTGGTCACATCatagttaattgcattaaaaccatggttaattttaccagaTGAAACCTTTCTCTTAACTCCCAACCTTCTCTATGATTAAGATTACTTTTCtctttaagtagtattaaaggaaatattaatagTGGAGATGGGAATcaggatgggaaaaagtgggacaaaaagccAGAATCAAACACAAGTTGTTTGCACGAGAAAGAACATCCACCCTGTTGTTACAGCCCACTGCTACGACCCTAGAGGTGCAGTTTGTTTGCAATTTCAGTGTTTCCACCATACTTTTGGAGTGCAAAAAGCTGAGCTTTAAAGGCCAGTTGAAAtcataataaaaaacataaaattgcacTGATTCTTCTAAAATATGTCTTAAGTAGATTTGTCTATACCAGACACTGTTCTATAATTacacactactgtgtactgtatatgctaAAATCAACAGGTTCCATAGAAATTCTCTAAACCTTACATTGTAAAGTAGTTACTAAAAGTACACTTTAAATTTTTCTGgtgtttcttaaagggatagttcacccaaaaatgaaaattctctcatcatttactcactctcattccatcccaggtgtgtatgactgtctgtcttttggagaacagaattattatttttagaagaacatttcagctctttacgtccatacaatgcaagtgaatgggtgccaaacgtTTGACTctgcaaaaagcatataaaagcatcataaaagtaatccatatgactctagtgttttaatcaatatcttcagaagtgatatgataggtatgggtgagaaacagataaatatttaagtactttgttctagaaattctcctctctgcccagtagggggtgtatGCATGAAGATTGTGCATcaccaaaaaacacaagaagaagaatgtgaaagtgaaagttgagattgactgagcagggaggtgaattaatagtaaaaagaacttaaatatttatccgtttcacatccacacctattatatcgcttcagaagacattgatttaaccactggagtcttatggctgacttcagtgatttttggagcaggaaaattctggcacccattcacttgcatcgtatggaccaaaagagtgaagaaattcttctaaaaatcttcatttgtgttctgcagaaaaaaaagaaagtcaaacacatctgggatggcacaagggtgtgtaaatgggtcatttttgggtgaactatccctttaaatatggcGTATGTGTATTTGTCTATTATACTACTGTAAACACTGTATGCTtttaacaatttatatatatactaaaatCAATTGGTTGCATTATAATTATGTAAACCTTACACTGTACAATAGTTTCTAATGTTATGTTGATAATATGAgaagtaaaaaatacaaataaataaaatgagaagtA
This sequence is a window from Xyrauchen texanus isolate HMW12.3.18 chromosome 30, RBS_HiC_50CHRs, whole genome shotgun sequence. Protein-coding genes within it:
- the ttll2 gene encoding LOW QUALITY PROTEIN: probable tubulin polyglutamylase TTLL2 (The sequence of the model RefSeq protein was modified relative to this genomic sequence to represent the inferred CDS: inserted 1 base in 1 codon), producing MDLTHSCLSYTPSELSLVYTGISMAEEECGFAPLVFRLHGGAPQVVREVLLERGWEEYDEQEHEDGDWNLYWRTSAFRSSDYENILPWQRLNHQPKTIHITRKDCLVRYLRRMKSAYGTTVYDFSPAAFILPNEYTKFLGVYTKNFTADRGKFRYWICKPVDLSRGRGIFLFDDIKDLAYDSPMIIQRYISKPLLISGYKFDLRIYVCVKSFSPLVIYMHQEGLVRFATEKYNLASLDNLYSHLTNTSINKFGLCYTTDKERVGRGCKWTMSKFRCFLHNQGINEHLLWHRITNIITLTLLTAVPTVPSSPNCLELLGFDILIDASFKPWLLEVNYSPALSVDCPADVTVKKGLINDIIDLMNYRMNDSIRQKGYYRKRYTRACCSGSHYLRPKIAPVFLLPKTLHTTQMGRRRWSQSVLNSSSPEDTWLCSEKVCASNITCHNHRNSKSNSSGYKKEHTPNKQIVFVSQKSEVASDELASRNSTKRSPVCKLPSLMXHKHKFPTIPWNHKTQDRSVPPFRVGDFILTFPFNEATWKASRDEVDVKTVVNEIHKLTSRLASSFSEKEKTKTDESQMGGAVRDKFDSLLWGPKNPPLLSECCSSSS